A region of the Penicillium psychrofluorescens genome assembly, chromosome: 6 genome:
TCGCTTTTGTATGGTACGCTTTGTTTGTGGTGGACATGATTTGACCCTGTTGTACAGAGGATGTTGACTAGATATGATTGAAAATGAATCAGCCAAGATGGACGATGGTGAAGACAGTGACGTAACCGAGGGTCATTCTGCGGGGACTCGAACGTACCTTTTTCCTCCCTTTGCcctgcttcttcagcagATATCTGTGCACGCTATCCTTCTTCACCCGATCACTCTCCTCCAGCGTATGCGTATGCCCGCCGGGAACTCCATCATCCTTCCCATTAAGCCCGTTCCCATTGACCCGCTGGATGGTAAAATACCTCCTCCCCTCGGAGCCGGGGTGACCCTCTGGGAGCTTGGGGCTCGAGGCAAACACTTCATGGGGCATACGTAACTGGAGTGGATTGCCGGGGTTGCTGAAGAAGGTCTGCATTCCGGGGAACGGGGGAGGAGATGGCTCGGTCTCGCGCGGGCTTGGGCTCTCGGGCTGCCGGCCGGGCAAATGCTCCGTGATTTTGATCACGACTTTGCAGAGATCGCGCGGTCGTTCCGTGCGCTTGCGTTTCTTGACAGTTGGGTCGTCGGATTTGGGCGTGCCTCCGGGTCGGCCCTTTAGTCGACATCCCCAGTAGTGAGAGACCATGGGCCACCGTTTGTACTGCTGGGTGGAGCGGTGGGAGTAGACGTTGTCGATGTGTGGGAAGTAGGTCTGGAACCTGTAGAAATGGTCTGTATCAGCATGAAAGATCCGCCggggcgacgaggagggcatgTATACTCTTGCTCGCTCACGGTGATCACCTCCTCGTCAACATTGAATAGTCTGTCCCGCCAATATTCCAGGTCCGGCGGGTCAGCGATCAATTTCATGCCACAGAGCTGGCCTGCATAATCCACCGAGTCCAGAGACTCCAAATTCCGGAGTTCTGGACGGTCTGGTGGTGGCATGGCATTCGCGTGGTTGTTTTGCGCCGCGCGCGCATTGTTTCCCACCGCTGCCCCGCCCTGCCCGAGATCGTCGGACTCACCCGTCTGTGTGCCTGTCGTCGCATACTGTCTGGGAGGTGGCTGGACGTAGGCGTGAGGCGGCGGGGGGTGAAACTGTGGAGGTACGAAGGTATTCATGGGCTCTCCCGGTCTGAGCGGGCGGACGAAGCCAGGGATGGTGAAGACAGGTACTACATCCTGTAGCGATTGGACCTGTCTGGGTCTTGCAAGTGGCTGCGGGGGAattggctgctggcgaatcggctgctgggcctggagATTGGGAACTGGAGGGCGCTGGAGAGAGTCCATTGGGATGGGTAAAGCGGAGAGAGTTGTTGATCGCCGGAAGATCAGTAGATGTTATACAGACGGTGGGAGTAACTACGACATTCTTGATCAACGACTACTTGAAGTATTCAATTAACACTGTTTATCGAATACAATCATCCACCCTACAGCCCCTTgcccgccttcttcttcgccgcctcAGAGTTCGCAAACGGAAACCCCGTCGTCCTCTTATCCGCTCCGGTCCTACGACTGATCTTACCATCCCCACTAGCAAAGAGCACACACCACAGTCCAACCGACGCCAGAAGGGCGTGTCCCGCAACCCCAACAGCGAACGTACCCTGTCCACCAGTGGCGTACCAGGTATACGCATAGAAAGCAGCGACAGCGTGGAACGCCGAGGTTACCATCAATGTGGGCAAGGCATAGGGGGCCTTGGGATCAGAGTTCTCGGTTGTGAcgggcgaggagatcgaggaggtgAGCGGGATGGTGCCCGTGAGCATCACGGTGAGTGCGGCGACGGTGAGTAGGCTGATGCCGAGGCTGCGGGCGAAGTAGATTTCCATTGCTGGGGAGGGGCATTAGTTGGTACGTTAGATCAATGACTACCTCAAAGGCACATACCAGAAGCAGGACGTGATTCATCTAGCAGCATGGCGATGATCATGCTGGGGCCGGCTATCAAGGGTACGCTCTGCAGCGAGAGCCATCCGGCAGTCGAGTAGGTGTAGGCGTGGAAGACCTGCAGCTGGTCAGCACGAAACAAGAGGCCGGGGGAGAAAAACTAACATCCATGATGACAATTTTGGTggcagggagagagagaaataaagagagaaacagagagggaaagagagagggaaagagagagggaaagagagagggaaagagagagagtgagagaaagaaaagagggaTGAATTGCCAGCTGCCGAAGGGCCAAAGACATACATTCCGATTGACGTCATCACGGTTTGCCTTGTTTGTACTGGTCCAAATGGCAGAAGTATAGAACGACAAGGGAGTTGTGATTGTAAGGTATTTTGTATTCTTTTGTCTGAAGCCAACCCAAGATGTATAACTAGCGCCTCTCGTGAACCCCCCAACACCGtgaaatcatcatcatcatccttgGTTGATATGGCTCGCCCGCAGATACCGCGTGAAGCTGTTGTCCGCATCTGATGGCGTATTTTGACTGCCCGACAGAGCTTGCTGGTACCGCTGCGAGAGCGCATCATCGTTGCCAGCCCCAGGATCCTCATaatcctcgtcgctgtcgtccTCCCCATCCGCCAGCCCCTGCTTGATAatctcatcttcttcctcggcctcacTCACAGTCTCCGGCTCCGGCGCGGGCTCCCGGCGTGGTCGGCGGCCGGAGCCAGAGACATTCATATCCTGCATCAGCTTGCCCAGTTCCAGTTCCCGCTGCGAGGCCTTGCTTTCTTcccgctccttcttcttgcgctccagTTCCGGCTTGTAGTCGCGCTCGAATTCTTGGCGTTTTTCTTCCACGGCCTCAAAGAactcatccaccccgtcGCCGGTCATGGAGCTCACCCCTACCACACTCAGGTGTCGGTAGAACTCTTCGAGCATGAGGCTCATGCTGTTCAGAAGCGAGCCCATGTATCCACTTCCCGCGCCGAAACCGCCAGCTCCGCCCTCCGTGCCAAAGGATCccgattcctcctcctcgcgcagaGCCTGCTGGAAGGCATCAAAGTCGGCCATCCATTCCTTTGCGAACTCGGCATCTTTGACGTCTGTCTTGTTGAACACTAAAATCATCGGGAGCTTGGTCTTGTAGAGAATACTGCAGGCGTACAGCATGTTGCTCATGAATGTACTGGTAGAACTGGCGCGCGGAGTGTCGATGATGTATGCGATGACCGTGGGGAAAGAGGAAGCAAGGGTCTCGAGCAGAATGCTCCCCGAGGCGCTCCAGACGAACACTTCGATCTGGCCCGGGGTGTCGACGAGGATATGCTCAATAGGTTTTGCAGATGGCTTGCTGGGATTTGGTGCCGTGcgcttctccagcagggAGATGATCTGGTCGACTTTGGTGGCGAAGAGGTTGAGCGATGTGAGGATCCCACCGTTGGGACCCAGGTTGTACTGCTTCATCACTTCCTTGTAGTTGATCGAATCGCGGATATCGATATTGCTATCAAAAGGCACCGAGTGCACCGCGGGATCCAGGTTCATCACATACGGCACTGTGTTCTTCGAGTGCAAGTGGGAATTGATCCGTTGCATGAAGGTGGTCTTGCCGGAGCCTGAGGGGAGGAGTTAGCAGGACCATTCGAATAAGCCAAAGACAAAGATAATCCTACCGGCCATGCCCACACAGACCACGGACACTGCCGGGGACGCCATGGTGGTTGTTTGAAGGGAAGGCAGTAATTGTTGGAGTGAcaagcaaaaaaaaagaatgctgcggggagaaaaagaaagccgTCGATCTAATCACCGCCTGCAAACGTCACTCCCGCCTcaccttttcttcttcaccacaCCTCGCTCATAATGACCCTCGAAGATTTTGAGAAAAACCTGgcggaggacaaggagaagcaaCACGAGAAGAGCGACCGGGAACGACACCATCGAGATCGCGACCGCAGCAGAGATCGCTCACGACACCACCGTCACCACCGCTCCAGCAATCACCACGAGTCCCGACACAGAGACCGGGAGAGCGAGCGCGAATCCCGGCACAAAGATGACAGTGGACATCGGCATAAGCGATCGCGTCACTCCGGGGCAGAGGAGCATGACCATGCGCATAAACGCCGACATCGATCCAGCAAAGACGACGGCAAGGATGATGCTCCCAAGACAGTGGTCCAGGAGGAGCTCAGCCAGCTGAAGCGGGATGCCTGGATGGAAGCGCCCTCCGCCCTAGAAGTCGACTACGTGCATCGTCCGGACACGACGCGCCTCGAAGAGGAGTCGAACAAACCCAAAATGCTCCAGGCCGATTATGAGCTCAAGATCCACGACCGCGAGCTCAACAAACATCTGCGAGACCTTAACGAGGGCAAAGCGCTCGAGGATGTCGAAGAGGAGCCTGCGCAGCATGAGGTGGATTACACATTTGGAGATTCCGGGTCGCAATGGCGAATGACGAAGCTCAAAGGCGTCTACAGAGAAGCCGAAGCTAGCGGCAAACcggtggaggagatcgccGAGGAACGATTTGGAGATCTCCGTTCATTTGATGATGCTCGGGAAGAGGAAACCGAGCTGGATCGTCGCAAGATGTACGGTCAATCCTACGTGGGCAAGGAGAAGCCCAGTGGCGAGCTGTTCCAGGAGAGGAAGCTCCAGAACAACGTGCGGAGGGGACCACTGGAACATGTTCACGACCCTGAGCTGGAGCTTCAGGCCGAGGGCCAGGGTAAGCAGATGGACGTGGAGCAACCCTCGCACACAACCCAGCATCTCGATCTCACGGCATTGAACCGCCTGAAAGCTCAAATGATGAAAGCGAAGCTCAGGAAAGCTCCcgatgccgccgagctggaagacaAGTATAAcgcggcggccgcggccatGGCCAATCGCAAGGAATCCGACGTCGTGGTTCTCGGTGTGATGGAGAATCGGATGCTGGCTGGCTCCAGGAATGAAGTCAAGCCTATCGAAACGAAAAGGGGAATCGAGCGCGGCCAGGTGCAAGAAAACGAGGACATGAGCATTGAAGACATGGTCCGCGAGGAACGCAGGAACCGCGGCCAGATCGGCGGCGAAGGACAGCGGCTAGCCGAGCGGATCTCGCGCGATTCCAAGTTCGAGGTGAGTCTTTTTGGTCTGatggttttgttttggttctAATATTCCCCTAGAATGAGCTAGAGTACATGGACGACAATGCTTCCAAGCTGGCTCGACGGGTGCATCGGTCTGAAATCGACATCAAGAACTCGACCGTCAATGATTTCCGCAAGATGAATCAGATCTTGGACAACTGCCCGCTGTGCCATCACGAAGACACCAACACGCCGCCGATCGCACCGGTAGTATCGCTCGCAACCAGAGTCTTCCTGACACTCCCCACCGAGCCCGAAATCAGCGAAGGCGGCGCTACCATCGTACCCATCCAACACCGACGGAACCTGATGGAATGCGACGACGATGAATGGGAGGAGATCCGAAACTTCATGAAGAGCCTGACCCGCATGTACCACgaccaaggccgagatgTAATCTTCTACGAGAACGCAGCGCAGCCCCAGCGCAAACGACACGCGTCTATGGAGGTGGTACCATTACCATACAGCCTGGGAGAGACCTcgccggccttcttcaaggAAGCCATTCTCAGCTCCGACTCGGAATGGTCGCAGCACCGCAAACTCATCGATACCCTCGCCAAGTCCAAGCAAGGGCTCGGACGGTCCGCATTCCGCCGCACgctggtcaaggagatgcCCTACTTCCACGTTTGGTTCGAGCTTGACGGCGGGCTGGGCCATGTTGTCGAGGACGAACACCGCTGGCCTCGAGGGGACCTGTTCGCGCGAGAGGTCATTGGGGGTATGCTGGATGTTGCGCCGGATGTGATCAAGCGGCAGGGACGCTGGCAGAGGGGTGCCGATCGACGGACGGATGGGTTCAGGAAGCGATGGAGGAAGTTTGACTGGACTCGTGTGCTCGTCGAGGGGTAGGATGGTAGATAATAGCCCTAGATTGGGTTTGTATGAACTAAATCGAAGCGGAAAAATCCTGAATATTGCCTTCTCAAGACTTTGCTCTGTTCCTATCCTTCTCCGGGCTCAATTGATGTTTCCCGATTCTGTCCTTCTTTTCCGGCGAGACTATACTGGCTCCGGCATGAAGCTATCCCCAATGTATCTGTCTACACTCTGACACTCACATTTCCCTAATTCCACAGGTCGCTCAACTACAGCCAGCCAATTCACACGCCCCAGTGCTGTCTTGCAGTATCCTATCTTTTATCTGTCGCAATTACTCCGAATTATTAATGCGGGGAGCTGCCCGATCTCGCGTGGAGCATTCTTCCACTggtctcggccatcttcttctctttcgctctctctgttcttctttgacgttttctctcttctcgcTCATCCTGTTCTAGTATTACTCCCTCCGATTCCTTCGTGCATACCTCGTTGCGTCGGACATTGCCGCCACATCTCCCCTCCCCACCTTTCTTATCGGTGCGTCTCCGACGCCGTCCCGCAACATGTCTTTCTTGCGCAGGCGAGAGATATACATCCCAGCATTGTCGCGCAGGTTCAAATAACTGATTGATCTAGACATTCCTACGCAAGCATGACTTCCAATGACACTACTAGGCCCAAGATTCTGCTCCTGGGCAATATCGACCAGTGCGTTGATCTACCAATAATCGTCTGCGTGACTCGATGCTAATCTCGACAAACATAAAGCGCTCTCCCCTCCTGGAATGCATTGAGCGACCTCGGCGAGCTTGTGCGACCAACCGCGACCAACCGCACCGAGTTCCTCGAGGAATGCCGCGCCGGCAAACTCGACGGCGTGGTCGCCGCCTACCggaccttcttctccaccagtATCACAGGGCTAGTCGATGAGGAAGTGGTGAATGCATTGCCGAGTTCATTGAAGTATCTCGCCCACTGCGGTAGGTCTCAGTCATCCCCAAGTCAATATTCAAACATTTAACATCCCAACTAACCGAATCTTTATGACTATCAGGGGCCGGATACGACCAAGTCGACGTACACGCCTGCAGCGCGCGCAGCCCTCCCATCCGAGTCTCCAACGTGCCCACAGCAGTTGACGACGCAACCGCGGACGTAACCATGTTCCTAATCATCGGCGCACTGCGCAATTTCAACACGGGCATGCACGCCCTGCGCGAAGGCAAATGGCGCGGCcagcctgcgccgccgctcGGCCATGACCCGCAGGGCAAGGTGCTGGGTATTCtggggatgggcgggatTGGTCGCAACTTGAAAAATAAGGCCGAGGCGTTTGGGATGACGGTTGTTTATCATAACCGTCGGAAGCTGAGCGAGGagcttgctgctggggcAAAGTATGTTTCTTTTGAGGAATTGTTGGAGGGTAGTGATGTGATTAGTTTGAATCTGCCGTTGAACGTGAGTGttcccttttctcttcgTCTGATTTGCTTTGAAGATGTATTGACAGAAGCAGAAACACACCCGCCACATCATCGGCAAGGCCGAATTCGCTAAAATGAAAGATGGCGTGGTGGTCGTGAACACCGCGCGCGGGGCAGTCATTGATGAAGCGGCGCTGGTCGATGCCCTGGATAGCGGCAAGGTGTTCTCGGCTGGGCTAGATGTCTTCGAGGATGAGCCCAAAGTTCATCCGGGCCTGGTGAGCAACCGAAATGTCATCCTGGTGCCGCATATGGGCACCTGGACGAAAGAGACCCTGACGGCGATGGAGAAGTGGGCGATTGAGAATATCCGCCAGGCGCTGGAGACGGGGACGATGAAGAGCCCTGTACCTGAGCAGGCGGATCTGTAGGGAAATAGTAATAGTGTATAGAGGCTAGATCAAATGGCTAGATGCAAACATAGTGTTCGTCGTACTTACTACCTAATCAGACCCGCTACGTCAGATTAATCTTATCGTCGTCCTCAACCTCCAACCTGCACCTCGACACTCCCTCCCTGACAACATGGCCGAATACTGGAAGTCCGCAGTCAGTCGCTCATTAACCTCCCTTTGACCTGAAACCCTTGCTAACATCAACCTAGCCCCGGCACTGGTGCAAGCAGTGCAAGATCTTCATCCGCGACACACCCTTCGAAAAGACGCAACACGAAGCAAGCGGCAAGCACCAATCGGCCCTCAAGCGCTTCCTCCGCGAAATTCACAAGGACAATGAGATTAAGACGCGCGAGTCGCAGCGCGCGAAAAGCGAGGTCGAGCGGCTGCGCCAGTCCGTGGCGGGGAGTGGTGGGGACTCCAAGGGCGTTGCGTCGTCGCGGAGCGCAgttccaacaccaccggcaaCCCGGAAACAGCCCGATCGCCCCGTTAGCATAGACGAGAGGAAAAAGCAGATGGCGCAGCTGGCTGATATGGGGATTGCCGTTCCGCAGGAGTACAGGGCTGATATGGCCGTGGCGGGCGAGTGGCAGACCATGTCCGAGACCAAGATTGACGACGAGTCGGCCAAGTTGTCGGTCGGTGTGCGTAAGCGCAAGctggagggggaggaggaagaggacgagcATGCGCCGGAACCGTTTGTGAGCAAGGCCTGGGGCTCGCGGATGAGAGTGTACCCCGGTGCTCAGGAGGAAACCGACGAGGGCTTGGATGCTCTTCTGGCTTCAACGAAGGATAtcaagaagacgaagacTGCGCCGGAGACAGAGAAACAGGCGGATGAGGCTGCTGGCCAAGACACGAAAGATGATGGAGAAGCGCACGCGGATGCGCAGGTCCTGGTCCAGGCTAAGACCGCGGGTGGATCGGAGATCGTGGAGCCGAAGactgaagaggaggaggtgaaggGGGAAGAGGCTGCGCCGGTgttcaagaagcgcaaaCCCAAGGTCATGAGGAGATAGCTGGACTGCTGGACGTTTCTGCAACATGATTGCGACGTCCATTGTCCCTGGACCTAACAGTCTTCATTGCTCCTGACCAGCAAGAGCTTGGTCTGGCGAACACCGACTGCAATGCTCACTTGCATTGCGACACCACCCTTCACGCTGGGACACGTCCCTCGAATGAGACCCGCCGTCTGGTAGCTATCTATCTTGGAGCCTCTTGAATGGGTGCAATGAGGATGTCTTTAACAAGGCAATCGCTAGTTAACCACTCTGTATCTAGATCCGCTCTAGGACCGTATATAGTATAACTATAATAAACCCTGGGTCAATCCCAGTCAAGATGTAAAGATAAATAGCTCCAATGCATCCGTGGTGGCTGTATAGTCCGGGTGGCCACTCCCATACTCGCTGTACTACAATTTTTTTCCAAAGCGGAGACTGGACGGGAACAGAAAGAGAACAGCCGCATCTCTTCAACTTCGCATCTTCACCTTTTCCGCCCTCTTcattccaccaccacaccatCTGCCCTCCACCCTCCCTTTCCGATTGTTCCTCTCATTCTGAGTAAGTCTCTCTGCCTCTAAAAACCCATGCGATTTCCCCCTATCACCGGAGTGAACCCACCTCGATCGCGCGCCGTTCGGTCTGCCCGCGCCTCCCCCGACAATCTTCTCCCCGCTCCCTGCCCGCCCGTGTTGGTGTGATCCAGTACTCTTGGACGCGTCAAAGATTTCTTCCCTCTGGTGCGATTGTGTTACTGGTCTTGTGGGTGGTTGTGAGCACGGGTGGTGGCTGTTGCGGTTACCCTGGCAGAAAGAAACCATTTGCGACAGCAACTCTCACAACCCCGGCACACGGGGGGATTCAGTCATGAACATGCCCCAAGTGGATCTGGGAGTTGCACTCAAGACTATCACGGGCAGAATCATGGCCGCTTCCTAGATCTCTTGACCCTGCAGTCCACCACTGTTGCGACACTGAGGCATCGCATTCATCTGAGCCCCTACACTGCACCGCTTACACTCCCTTCTCATTCTCCAAAGCATTTGTTACGCACTGCTTGGAATGTGTCTTTCTTATAGCCCGACGCTAACATCTCTAAAAGTTTGACAGACCTAAGGAATAAATGATTTATCAGCTCCACCCCGATCGATCTGGCGTGCTGTCTATGTCCAGCGATAAGCCACACCTCCTTTGATCCTGAACCCCGACCGGCGCAACCCATTGACCCTGATCGGGAAACCTCAATTGAACGTCCTACACCATTTGGGAGGAGGCTGAGAGATCAGAAATGGTGGACCTGACAGACTCCAGCGCCCCTCCCGGCAAATCGACTCCCTCGCCGGAGACAGCCAATGCGCCCGTGGCAGAGACTAGCCAGCCTCCAGTGCAATCTGTGGAGGAGACCTCGGGGGAGAATGAGCTCCCAACGGAAACCCAGCAGTCCCCCACGGTGACTGAGCAGCCGGTCACAAACCAGCAACCCGCAGATGGAGACAATTCGATGCAAGAGACTAGCGAGTCTACGCCGGTGACAGATGCCAAACCCTCTGGTGGCGCGTCCGGAGCGACGGCCGAGTCAACTCTCCCGGCGTTTGATACTTCACTCCCATCGGTGGGCTCAACGGCAGCGGAAGACCTGTCCCTTCCTGCCACTGACACAAATTTGCCGAGCCTGGACTCCTCTCTGCCGGCCATTGGAACAGACATTCCTACGATGGATGGATTTCACCATGACGGCCAGGCCAGCCAGCATGCGAACCCTGGACACGACCAGTCCGGGCACTCCAATGGTCCCGGCTCGTATCAGCAACCATCCAATGGCACATATCAGTATTCGCAGAGCCCTTCGACACCGCAAAATGGGGGGCAGCAGGcttcgcagcagcatcagttccagcagcagccttACCAGCAACAGAGCCCGGAGATGTACCACAACCCCGGGGGCTTCACTCCCGCCAACGCGAGCCAGGGCAATACGCCATCGACCATGTCTCCGATGGCCTCCATGGGCCAATACATGGCTGGGTACCCGTCGGATGCCGATGCGCAGATGCGGTACCAACTGCCCGATGACCCGAGCAAGATGAGCAGCCGACACAAGAAAGAAGTTAAACGACGGACCAAGACTGGGTGTTTAACGTGTCGAAAACGCCGAATTAAGGTATGTGATTTCCTCCTTAACTATTGGTGCTGGCGGCGGATCCTCGCTTGTGCTGGGAACCCCGCCAATCGTTTATCTCCCGCATCCACCCACTTGTGAAAAACAATGCTAACGCCAACCAGTGCGACGAAGGTCACCCGGTCTGCCGAAATTGTGTCAAGAGCAAACGTGAATGCTTAGGCTACGACCCCGTGTTTCGCCCTCAGGCATCCACCCCGTCGGCCATCCAGCCTGCTGCGCCTAATCCCCCGCCGTCGCTGGTCGTCAACCCTCAAGgccctccctcttcctctgcacCCGCCTATCCCTCTGCGCCTCCAGGGTACGTGCCCGCGACCTCCCAGCCATACGCGCCCGCTCTCCAGTCCCTGTCGCCGAGCACCTCCGCCGACCAGTACGACCCTGGGACCACCATTGACCCTTCACTGGGCGCAAATCACCCAACCAACACCGCAGACATGCAAAATTCAAACAATCCGCGGCCTCAGGGCATGGACCCTGTTTACAAATGTGAGTGCTGGATGGGAAAGATTTTTGGGCGCAGAATGAAAAACTCTTCGAACCGCCAACTAACCTATGGAATCTTACTAGCCAAAAACCTTCTCATGACCGACCTGATCGCTCTCCGAGGCATTGCGCCTCCTGCTCCCCACCCCATTGGCACCCTCCCCCCCGGTCGTTTGGAGGAAATCCAGGCCGTCTTCTTGGCAACATACGCCCCCGCGATCGACAAGTTTCTCGAAGTGAAATGGTACTCCGAAAAAGCGCTGTCGACTCTTATGGCAGACCAGCAACTCATGGCGGACTATTCGGCGTTGATCGAAGCATTCAACGGGTGGGACCTCAACGAACACGAAAGTATCGCTCGCCTGGAGAGCTTTGAGGCCTCGGTGATCTGGCGGAGTATGATCCTATGTCGCCAAATACCAGACGCAGTGAACGGGCAGTTCGGCACAGACTGGAACCTGCTGGTGGCATGTGCGCGCCTCAACGTGATCGAAGCTCTCCTGACATGGAACCACCTGGATCCCAATCCCTTGTCCCGGGACATGTTCAGGGATGCGGCCAGGCCGCCCAGCCCACCAGACCAGTTCATGCACCGCCAACTGGATTTCTGGGACGAGGTTGGCGAGTTCCTGACGCTGCATGACAACGAAGCCAGCTCGGCCAAGGAGATCGATGACACGCTCTCCCGCTGCCGAGCCCTGCTGGACACGTACGAGAACCGCGATATCATCTACTCAATCGCCATCGCGCGTCATCTGGGTCAGCGCTGGGCGGACTTTCCAAACACCTTGCCCAAGGTCGGCTCCACGACCGAAAAAGAAGCGGGCACCAAGCTTTACGT
Encoded here:
- a CDS encoding uncharacterized protein (ID:PFLUO_008919-T1.cds;~source:funannotate) gives rise to the protein MDSLQRPPVPNLQAQQPIRQQPIPPQPLARPRQVQSLQDVVPVFTIPGFVRPLRPGEPMNTFVPPQFHPPPPHAYVQPPPRQYATTGTQTGESDDLGQGGAAVGNNARAAQNNHANAMPPPDRPELRNLESLDSVDYAGQLCGMKLIADPPDLEYWRDRLFNVDEEVITVSEQEFQTYFPHIDNVYSHRSTQQYKRWPMVSHYWGCRLKGRPGGTPKSDDPTVKKRKRTERPRDLCKVVIKITEHLPGRQPESPSPRETEPSPPPFPGMQTFFSNPGNPLQLRMPHEVFASSPKLPEGHPGSEGRRYFTIQRVNGNGLNGKDDGVPGGHTHTLEESDRVKKDSVHRYLLKKQGKGRKKSTSSVQQGQIMSTTNKAYHTKATGLAAETAARHAAETELQLYGSCFCPFVQRVWIALELKGIPYQYIEVDPYEKPKSLLEVNPRGLVPALRHNDWGCYESTVLLEYLEDCNEGTALLPSDAKLRAHCRLWTDHINRHIVPTFYRVLQEQDQEKQIAHVKELHDAIHKLIEVAHPRGPFFLGQELSFVDVQAAPWILRLSRVLKPYRGWPDAEEGTRWASWVNALETNEHVQATTSTDELYLDSYKRYAENRPNTSQVANAINSGRGLP
- a CDS encoding uncharacterized protein (ID:PFLUO_008920-T1.cds;~source:funannotate), whose product is MDVFHAYTYSTAGWLSLQSVPLIAGPSMIIAMLLDESRPASAMEIYFARSLGISLLTVAALTVMLTGTIPLTSSISSPVTTENSDPKAPYALPTLMVTSAFHAVAAFYAYTWYATGGQGTFAVGVAGHALLASVGLWCVLFASGDGKISRRTGADKRTTGFPFANSEAAKKKAGKGL
- a CDS encoding uncharacterized protein (ID:PFLUO_008921-T1.cds;~source:funannotate) — translated: MASPAVSVVCVGMAGSGKTTFMQRINSHLHSKNTVPYVMNLDPAVHSVPFDSNIDIRDSINYKEVMKQYNLGPNGGILTSLNLFATKVDQIISLLEKRTAPNPSKPSAKPIEHILVDTPGQIEVFVWSASGSILLETLASSFPTVIAYIIDTPRASSTSTFMSNMLYACSILYKTKLPMILVFNKTDVKDAEFAKEWMADFDAFQQALREEEESGSFGTEGGAGGFGAGSGYMGSLLNSMSLMLEEFYRHLSVVGVSSMTGDGVDEFFEAVEEKRQEFERDYKPELERKKKEREESKASQRELELGKLMQDMNVSGSGRRPRREPAPEPETVSEAEEEDEIIKQGLADGEDDSDEDYEDPGAGNDDALSQRYQQALSGSQNTPSDADNSFTRYLRASHINQG
- a CDS encoding uncharacterized protein (ID:PFLUO_008922-T1.cds;~source:funannotate), which translates into the protein MTLEDFEKNLAEDKEKQHEKSDRERHHRDRDRSRDRSRHHRHHRSSNHHESRHRDRESERESRHKDDSGHRHKRSRHSGAEEHDHAHKRRHRSSKDDGKDDAPKTVVQEELSQLKRDAWMEAPSALEVDYVHRPDTTRLEEESNKPKMLQADYELKIHDRELNKHLRDLNEGKALEDVEEEPAQHEVDYTFGDSGSQWRMTKLKGVYREAEASGKPVEEIAEERFGDLRSFDDAREEETELDRRKMYGQSYVGKEKPSGELFQERKLQNNVRRGPLEHVHDPELELQAEGQGKQMDVEQPSHTTQHLDLTALNRLKAQMMKAKLRKAPDAAELEDKYNAAAAAMANRKESDVVVLGVMENRMLAGSRNEVKPIETKRGIERGQVQENEDMSIEDMVREERRNRGQIGGEGQRLAERISRDSKFENELEYMDDNASKLARRVHRSEIDIKNSTVNDFRKMNQILDNCPLCHHEDTNTPPIAPVVSLATRVFLTLPTEPEISEGGATIVPIQHRRNLMECDDDEWEEIRNFMKSLTRMYHDQGRDVIFYENAAQPQRKRHASMEVVPLPYSLGETSPAFFKEAILSSDSEWSQHRKLIDTLAKSKQGLGRSAFRRTLVKEMPYFHVWFELDGGLGHVVEDEHRWPRGDLFAREVIGGMLDVAPDVIKRQGRWQRGADRRTDGFRKRWRKFDWTRVLVEGPKILLLGNIDHALPSWNALSDLGELVRPTATNRTEFLEECRAGKLDGVVAAYRTFFSTSITGLVDEEVVNALPSSLKYLAHCGAGYDQVDVHACSARSPPIRVSNVPTAVDDATADVTMFLIIGALRNFNTGMHALREGKWRGQPAPPLGHDPQGKVLGILGMGGIGRNLKNKAEAFGMTVVYHNRRKLSEELAAGAKYVSFEELLEGSDVISLNLPLNKHTRHIIGKAEFAKMKDGVVVVNTARGAVIDEAALVDALDSGKVFSAGLDVFEDEPKVHPGLVSNRNVILVPHMGTWTKETLTAMEKWAIENIRQALETGTMKSPVPEQADL
- a CDS encoding uncharacterized protein (ID:PFLUO_008923-T1.cds;~source:funannotate); its protein translation is MAEYWKSAPRHWCKQCKIFIRDTPFEKTQHEASGKHQSALKRFLREIHKDNEIKTRESQRAKSEVERLRQSVAGSGGDSKGVASSRSAVPTPPATRKQPDRPVSIDERKKQMAQLADMGIAVPQEYRADMAVAGEWQTMSETKIDDESAKLSVGVRKRKLEGEEEEDEHAPEPFVSKAWGSRMRVYPGAQEETDEGLDALLASTKDIKKTKTAPETEKQADEAAGQDTKDDGEAHADAQVLVQAKTAGGSEIVEPKTEEEEVKGEEAAPVFKKRKPKVMRR